In a single window of the Paenibacillus sp. MMS20-IR301 genome:
- a CDS encoding ATP-binding protein: protein MGHPHNHYNDLLVLLSLTIAFLSCFTALDLAERMLRGAKGQLYMLLISVVLGTGMWTMHFIGMRAMDFGVPVSYDLPLLAFSLVIPVAASYMLFVMLNNPHTRSRIYLGLGGLLFSSGILIMHFSGILAMKLAATYEQGIGSMILSVLFALIVPAVTASYNEQWLRNKYNMFSFSKILLVLLLTGAFAGIHYAAMAGAAFTPDVSVSYTGQSLLMDDSQLGLLLGGAFLFIVAATLGLLYRDRQRVLHSAEFNEQRYIALFEHNPDMVLCIDPVRHRVVSINPALRNTTGYSREDLGNYKHILYSDRDAAAIHEAVLQASRGQSSKLELKVRTKGGEQMICSATVFPLLHGKEHLVYIVAEDVTAQMANQQELITARDAAESAARMKSEFLATMSHEIRTPLNGIIGINQLLAEEISRPEHLELLKLQSSSSHALLHVMSDVLDISRLEADSLVLHKAPFDLKVLLQECIDMYAVVTRDKQLALALEIEEDLPAGFVGDSARIRQILINLIGNAVKFTPSGTVTVTVESYGIRGATQGLQFTVQDTGIGIQPDKLQLLFQSFSQMDATHTRKYPGTGLGLAICKKLVDLMQGAIWAEPAEGGGSRFLFRIMLQSLEQPAELIFTQEKKSGFPADNAAV from the coding sequence TTGGGACATCCTCATAACCATTACAATGATTTGCTTGTCCTTCTATCGCTAACAATAGCATTCTTATCCTGCTTTACGGCACTGGATCTGGCGGAACGTATGCTTCGCGGAGCAAAGGGGCAGCTGTATATGCTGCTGATTTCCGTTGTGCTGGGTACAGGAATGTGGACGATGCATTTTATCGGAATGCGCGCAATGGACTTTGGAGTTCCGGTGTCTTATGATCTCCCGCTGCTGGCCTTCTCACTGGTAATACCGGTGGCAGCTTCCTATATGCTGTTCGTCATGCTGAACAACCCGCATACCCGCAGCCGGATCTATCTGGGACTTGGCGGACTGCTCTTCAGCAGTGGCATCCTGATTATGCATTTCAGCGGAATTCTGGCAATGAAGCTGGCTGCGACCTATGAGCAGGGGATAGGCTCCATGATCCTCTCCGTATTGTTTGCGCTAATTGTTCCAGCCGTGACCGCTTCTTATAACGAACAGTGGCTGAGGAATAAGTATAATATGTTCAGTTTCTCAAAAATACTGCTTGTGCTGCTATTAACCGGGGCGTTCGCCGGTATCCATTATGCCGCTATGGCCGGTGCCGCGTTTACACCGGATGTTTCGGTCAGTTATACGGGACAGTCGCTGCTGATGGATGATTCCCAGCTTGGTCTGTTGCTGGGGGGAGCCTTCCTGTTCATTGTGGCGGCAACGCTGGGGCTCCTGTACAGGGACCGGCAGCGTGTGCTGCATTCAGCCGAGTTCAATGAGCAGCGTTACATCGCATTGTTTGAGCATAATCCTGATATGGTGCTGTGCATTGATCCGGTCCGGCATAGGGTAGTCAGTATCAATCCCGCCCTCCGCAATACTACCGGATACAGCAGAGAGGATTTGGGGAATTATAAACATATTCTGTATAGTGACCGGGATGCTGCAGCGATTCATGAGGCGGTCCTGCAAGCCTCGCGGGGGCAATCCTCGAAGCTTGAGCTGAAGGTCCGGACCAAAGGCGGAGAGCAGATGATCTGCAGTGCGACAGTGTTCCCGCTGCTTCACGGCAAGGAGCATCTGGTGTATATCGTAGCTGAGGATGTGACTGCCCAGATGGCCAACCAGCAGGAGCTGATCACGGCCCGGGATGCTGCGGAAAGTGCTGCAAGGATGAAAAGCGAGTTCCTCGCAACCATGAGCCATGAGATCCGTACCCCGCTTAACGGCATCATCGGTATCAATCAGCTGCTGGCTGAGGAGATCAGCAGGCCGGAGCATCTGGAGCTGCTGAAGCTGCAGAGCAGCAGCAGCCATGCACTCCTGCATGTCATGAGCGATGTCCTGGATATCTCCCGGCTGGAGGCAGACAGCCTTGTTCTGCATAAAGCGCCTTTTGATCTAAAGGTACTGCTGCAGGAATGTATCGATATGTATGCGGTGGTTACGAGGGACAAGCAGCTGGCGCTTGCGCTGGAGATCGAAGAAGATCTTCCCGCCGGCTTTGTAGGTGACAGTGCGCGCATCCGCCAGATTTTGATTAACCTGATCGGCAATGCGGTGAAGTTCACGCCTTCCGGGACGGTTACTGTTACTGTAGAATCCTATGGAATACGCGGCGCTACTCAAGGCCTGCAATTCACTGTACAAGATACGGGCATCGGTATTCAGCCGGATAAGCTGCAGCTGCTTTTCCAGTCATTTTCACAAATGGATGCAACGCATACCCGTAAATATCCGGGGACGGGGCTGGGGCTGGCCATCTGTAAAAAACTGGTTGATCTGATGCAGGGGGCAATCTGGGCCGAGCCGGCAGAAGGGGGCGGCAGCCGGTTTCTGTTCAGAATTATGCTGCAGTCACTGGAGCAACCGGCGGAACTGATATTCACTCAGGAGAAGAAAAGCGGATTTCCGGCAGATAATGCAGCTGTATAA
- a CDS encoding thioredoxin domain-containing protein encodes MSKQEKRRAEQEQQKQKTRILIVSTVALVVIIFAGLFLLASKDSSTTASNADPVNFNYSEMARLGKEDAPVKIVEFGDYKCPACAQFTGVIKPQLVQEYVNQDKAAFYFVNLAFVGDDSRTASLAALSVYHQDQEAFWKFFDAVYANQGDENEEWATTDYLVSLAKQLELPVDYDLMRKDIEDQTYSAELERDIELGRSSGVTTTPSIFINGVKVAEPFNIEAIDAQIQLAAEAGTAQ; translated from the coding sequence ATGAGCAAACAGGAGAAACGCAGGGCAGAGCAGGAGCAGCAGAAGCAGAAAACGAGAATTCTGATCGTGAGTACAGTAGCACTGGTCGTAATTATTTTCGCCGGCTTATTCCTCCTGGCCTCGAAGGACAGCTCCACTACCGCTTCAAATGCAGATCCGGTTAATTTCAATTACAGTGAGATGGCGCGGCTCGGCAAAGAAGACGCCCCAGTCAAAATTGTGGAATTCGGAGATTACAAATGCCCGGCTTGTGCCCAGTTTACCGGGGTAATTAAACCGCAGCTTGTGCAAGAATATGTGAATCAGGACAAAGCCGCCTTCTATTTCGTCAACCTGGCCTTTGTCGGTGATGATTCAAGAACAGCCTCACTCGCAGCATTGTCTGTCTATCATCAGGACCAGGAAGCCTTCTGGAAATTCTTCGATGCAGTGTACGCTAACCAAGGCGATGAGAATGAAGAGTGGGCTACAACGGATTATCTGGTAAGTCTGGCGAAGCAGCTGGAGCTGCCGGTAGACTACGATTTGATGCGTAAGGATATTGAAGACCAGACCTATTCCGCTGAACTGGAAAGAGATATCGAACTCGGCAGAAGCTCAGGGGTCACGACAACGCCTTCGATCTTCATCAATGGAGTTAAGGTAGCTGAACCGTTCAATATCGAAGCTATCGACGCTCAGATCCAGCTGGCTGCTGAAGCAGGGACTGCACAGTGA